A single genomic interval of Chloracidobacterium validum harbors:
- the topA gene encoding type I DNA topoisomerase has protein sequence MAKGLVIVESPAKAKTITKYLGKDFTVLASYGHIKDLPEKGLGVDVEHGFEPTYEIIPDTKKRNNSKTVRELKSAARTAAAIYLAADPDREGEAICQHLREELVDDNARKPVYRLLFNEITKDAIQSSLAQPKQINPALVEAQQARRVLDRLVGYQVSPMLNRRLGGGKMALSAGRVQSVALRLVVEREREIQAFQSTEYWTFAARFAAALPPEFTANLYAIQGETLKTGDFEKLRKHERHIRDEAQARDIEHQLRAVTEWRVATVTTKEKRRNPVAPFITSTLQQEAARKLSFSVKKTMQIAQKLYEGVELGEEGSVGLITYMRTDSTRTADSALNEVRDFILAQYGRDKLPPKPNQYKNKKGAQDAHEAIRPTSVLRAPDRVAPYLEADELALYRLIWQRFVASQMMPALFDATTVDIEGGDGFVFRATGSVLRFAGFLAVYEEGKDERDADDEALALKLPKVTAGEVVTCRGLEANQSFTKPPARYTEATLVKTLEERGIGRPSTYAQILSVIQSREYVEKREGRFHPTTIGMVVADVLTENFTDLFDPGYTAALETQLDEIEEGKRNWRDALDDFYEKFRADLKAAEINIKKAKDGVATDERCHVCESPMVLKLGRFGKYLACTNLECKATRDYGTPLPDSTPSVTPPMDVTCEVCGRPMALKKGRWGDFLACTGYPECKTTRKLTKAGAPKPADVLLEASCPTCGQPLAVKHGRFGEFTACSTYPKCKYVKREVLMPCARPGCGGDIIERKSSRGRIFYGCANYPNCQVVYWDKPVLAPCAGCGAPFTLEKSTKRDGTYRYCADKEGCGWTEVASSVAKRKSDAASPTSKTKNETTRKEPTSKRSAASVA, from the coding sequence ATGGCAAAAGGGCTGGTTATTGTTGAGTCTCCGGCAAAGGCCAAGACGATTACGAAGTATCTTGGCAAGGATTTCACGGTGCTGGCTTCCTATGGTCACATCAAGGACCTCCCAGAGAAGGGCTTGGGGGTGGATGTCGAGCATGGGTTCGAGCCAACCTATGAGATCATCCCTGATACCAAGAAACGCAACAATTCCAAGACTGTGCGCGAGTTGAAGTCGGCTGCCCGAACGGCCGCAGCCATCTACCTCGCGGCTGACCCCGACCGCGAGGGAGAGGCGATTTGTCAGCATCTGCGCGAAGAACTCGTGGATGACAACGCCCGGAAGCCAGTGTATCGCCTGCTTTTCAATGAAATCACGAAAGATGCGATTCAGTCTTCACTGGCGCAGCCGAAGCAAATCAACCCGGCGTTGGTGGAAGCGCAGCAGGCACGGCGCGTGCTCGATCGGCTGGTTGGCTATCAAGTGAGTCCGATGCTCAACCGACGCCTGGGCGGCGGTAAAATGGCGCTTTCGGCCGGGCGGGTGCAATCGGTGGCGCTGCGTCTGGTCGTCGAGCGCGAGCGCGAGATCCAAGCCTTCCAGTCAACGGAGTACTGGACGTTTGCCGCGCGGTTTGCGGCCGCGCTCCCCCCAGAGTTCACGGCTAACCTGTATGCCATTCAGGGGGAAACGCTCAAGACCGGCGACTTTGAAAAGCTGCGCAAACATGAGCGGCATATTCGTGACGAGGCGCAAGCGCGTGACATCGAGCACCAACTCCGAGCGGTCACCGAGTGGCGTGTTGCCACGGTAACGACCAAGGAGAAAAGGCGAAACCCGGTCGCTCCATTTATCACGTCGACACTCCAGCAGGAGGCCGCGCGCAAGCTGTCCTTCTCGGTCAAAAAAACCATGCAGATCGCCCAGAAGCTCTATGAGGGCGTCGAGCTGGGAGAGGAAGGCAGCGTGGGGCTGATTACCTATATGCGGACTGACTCGACCCGTACGGCAGACTCCGCGCTCAATGAAGTGCGCGACTTCATTCTGGCCCAGTACGGGCGCGATAAGTTGCCTCCCAAGCCCAACCAGTACAAAAACAAAAAAGGCGCGCAGGACGCCCACGAAGCCATTCGTCCAACATCCGTGTTGCGCGCGCCTGACCGCGTCGCCCCTTACCTCGAGGCCGATGAACTCGCGCTCTATCGGCTGATCTGGCAGCGCTTCGTGGCCTCGCAAATGATGCCCGCCCTGTTTGATGCAACGACGGTTGACATCGAAGGCGGCGACGGTTTTGTGTTTCGCGCCACGGGATCGGTTCTGCGGTTTGCCGGTTTTCTGGCCGTTTATGAAGAGGGCAAAGACGAGCGGGACGCTGACGACGAGGCGCTGGCGCTCAAACTGCCGAAGGTCACTGCCGGAGAAGTCGTCACCTGCCGTGGACTCGAAGCCAATCAGAGCTTTACCAAGCCGCCGGCGCGCTACACCGAAGCCACGTTGGTCAAGACGCTGGAAGAGCGGGGCATTGGGCGACCTTCGACCTATGCCCAAATCCTGTCGGTCATCCAGTCCCGCGAGTACGTCGAAAAACGCGAAGGGCGATTCCATCCCACGACGATTGGCATGGTCGTCGCGGATGTCTTGACTGAAAACTTTACTGACCTCTTCGATCCGGGCTACACCGCCGCTTTGGAAACCCAGCTCGATGAAATCGAGGAAGGGAAGCGCAACTGGCGGGATGCGCTCGATGACTTCTATGAGAAGTTTCGGGCAGATTTGAAAGCGGCCGAAATCAATATCAAAAAAGCCAAGGATGGCGTGGCCACCGATGAACGGTGCCATGTGTGCGAGTCGCCAATGGTGCTCAAGCTTGGGCGCTTTGGCAAGTATCTGGCCTGCACTAACCTGGAATGTAAGGCCACCCGCGACTATGGGACGCCGCTGCCGGACTCGACGCCATCTGTCACCCCACCAATGGATGTGACCTGCGAGGTGTGCGGGCGTCCGATGGCGCTGAAAAAGGGACGGTGGGGCGACTTCCTGGCTTGCACCGGCTATCCGGAGTGCAAAACGACGCGCAAACTGACCAAGGCGGGCGCTCCCAAGCCGGCCGACGTCCTACTCGAAGCGTCCTGCCCCACCTGTGGCCAACCGCTGGCCGTCAAGCACGGACGTTTCGGGGAGTTTACGGCCTGTTCGACCTACCCGAAGTGTAAATACGTCAAGCGCGAGGTCCTGATGCCTTGCGCCCGACCCGGTTGTGGCGGCGACATCATCGAGCGCAAATCCAGCCGTGGACGTATTTTTTATGGCTGTGCAAACTATCCCAACTGCCAGGTCGTGTACTGGGACAAGCCAGTCCTCGCGCCTTGTGCGGGCTGCGGCGCTCCATTTACGCTCGAAAAAAGCACCAAGCGGGATGGCACCTATCGCTACTGCGCTGACAAGGAAGGCTGTGGCTGGACGGAAGTTGCGTCTTCAGTTGCGAAACGCAAAAGCGACGCCGCAAGTCCAACCTCAAAGACCAAGAACGAAACAACCAGGAAAGAACCAACGTCGAAGCGGTCGGCGGCCAGTGTTGCCTGA
- a CDS encoding NDR1/HIN1-like protein produces MRDDRYHRRHFLHSSASALFGLAVTGNVFALPPDDEGKLPKGFREPTLTLNKLQVEQVDYPTAHLRADITIDNPNRSLTLTKLTYRIVLNEVECGTGQHPEKFTLPKKAPFDLCLPVTADLSAVPQLGLNTILQARLGEGVAINYVIHVAFDVGVLWLFKRHIKATLTGRLPLQDVVGKVSLGRRRGT; encoded by the coding sequence ATGCGTGACGATAGATACCATCGGCGGCACTTCCTCCATAGCTCGGCATCGGCGCTGTTCGGCTTGGCGGTGACCGGCAACGTTTTCGCGCTTCCACCGGATGATGAGGGAAAACTACCCAAAGGCTTTCGTGAGCCAACGCTGACGCTGAACAAGCTTCAAGTGGAGCAAGTTGATTACCCGACGGCGCATCTGCGCGCCGACATCACCATTGACAACCCCAACCGGTCGCTCACGCTGACCAAGCTAACCTATCGGATCGTCCTCAACGAGGTTGAATGTGGAACCGGGCAGCATCCAGAGAAATTCACGCTGCCCAAGAAAGCGCCGTTTGACCTGTGTCTGCCGGTGACGGCTGATTTGTCGGCCGTGCCGCAGCTTGGTCTGAACACCATCCTGCAAGCTCGCTTGGGCGAAGGCGTGGCGATCAACTACGTGATCCACGTCGCATTTGACGTAGGCGTCCTGTGGCTTTTCAAGCGCCATATCAAGGCGACGCTAACCGGGCGCTTACCGCTTCAGGACGTCGTTGGCAAGGTTTCCCTTGGCCGGAGACGCGGCACATAG
- the dtd gene encoding D-aminoacyl-tRNA deacylase — MRLVIQRVTQASVTVGGDMVGRCGRGLCILVGVTHQDTEADADWLAEKTANLRIFEDTAGKMNQSLLEIGGGALVVSQFTLYGDARKGRRPSFTEAAPPTLAEPLVRRYADALRLLGVPVETGVFGALMQVEIHNDGPVTLVLERSSLASVGA, encoded by the coding sequence ATGCGACTGGTCATTCAACGGGTCACGCAGGCTTCGGTCACAGTCGGTGGCGATATGGTCGGACGCTGCGGACGCGGCCTGTGCATTCTGGTCGGCGTAACCCATCAGGATACGGAAGCCGACGCCGATTGGCTGGCGGAGAAAACTGCCAACTTGCGTATCTTTGAGGATACCGCCGGCAAGATGAACCAATCGTTGCTGGAGATTGGGGGCGGGGCACTGGTTGTTTCGCAGTTCACGCTCTATGGCGACGCGCGCAAGGGGCGCCGGCCGTCATTTACCGAAGCCGCACCACCGACGCTGGCCGAGCCGTTGGTGAGGCGCTACGCCGATGCGCTGCGACTGCTCGGCGTTCCGGTCGAAACCGGTGTCTTTGGCGCGCTGATGCAGGTTGAAATCCACAACGACGGGCCCGTGACGCTCGTCCTGGAGCGCTCGTCCCTGGCGTCAGTTGGCGCGTAG
- the cpdA gene encoding 3',5'-cyclic-AMP phosphodiesterase → MTISAAPLITQSAPLQILHITDTHLFAQRDARLLGITTYDSLRAVLAEAVADPPQAVLATGDLAQDGTAAAYEHLTELLSDFAQNCPSPPPVYWLPGNHDEPEVMRATLTRAPLCPVQEVTIEGWYVVLLDSTIPGQVGGALSEAELQRLEAGLASHPQCPALVCLHHNPVATDARWMDAIGLANADAFFAVLDRHANVRGVVWGHIHQEVDQERNGARLLASPSTCIQFRPKTDTFGLDQRAPGYRRLWLYPDGRLETQVFRVTNFTGCADVNATGY, encoded by the coding sequence ATGACCATTTCCGCTGCACCCCTGATAACCCAGTCTGCGCCATTGCAGATATTACACATAACCGACACCCACTTGTTTGCTCAGCGAGATGCCCGGCTGCTCGGTATCACCACCTACGATTCACTGCGGGCAGTCCTGGCCGAAGCCGTGGCTGACCCACCGCAAGCAGTTTTGGCCACGGGTGATCTGGCGCAGGATGGCACGGCGGCGGCTTATGAGCACCTGACCGAGCTGCTGTCCGACTTTGCACAGAACTGTCCGTCCCCGCCGCCGGTCTATTGGTTGCCAGGCAACCATGACGAGCCAGAGGTGATGCGCGCCACGCTGACGCGCGCGCCGCTCTGTCCGGTTCAGGAAGTCACTATCGAGGGGTGGTATGTCGTGCTGCTGGACTCAACTATTCCTGGGCAGGTCGGTGGCGCGCTTTCCGAAGCTGAGTTACAGCGCCTTGAAGCTGGCCTTGCGTCCCATCCCCAGTGTCCGGCGCTGGTTTGCCTGCATCACAACCCGGTTGCAACCGATGCCCGGTGGATGGATGCCATTGGGCTGGCAAATGCCGACGCTTTTTTTGCTGTCCTGGATCGGCATGCCAATGTCCGTGGCGTGGTGTGGGGGCATATCCACCAGGAAGTTGATCAGGAACGAAACGGCGCGCGTCTGCTGGCTTCGCCCTCAACCTGCATTCAATTCAGACCAAAAACGGATACCTTTGGCCTTGACCAGCGCGCTCCCGGCTACCGAAGGCTCTGGCTATACCCGGACGGACGGCTGGAAACACAGGTTTTTCGCGTTACCAACTTCACCGGTTGCGCTGATGTCAACGCAACCGGTTACTGA
- a CDS encoding ArsR/SmtB family transcription factor: MASTCTTEHHPANQDVLEARLAWRVADIFKAFADPTRVKIIALLDTSELCVGEMCLVLGMSQPAISSQLRLLRTLGVVTVRREGKHAYYALADEHIRNLFHQGLAHARHE, translated from the coding sequence ATGGCATCCACCTGCACCACCGAACACCATCCGGCTAACCAAGATGTCCTTGAAGCGCGGCTCGCCTGGCGGGTCGCCGACATTTTCAAAGCGTTTGCCGACCCAACGCGCGTGAAAATCATCGCGCTCCTTGACACCAGTGAACTGTGCGTAGGTGAAATGTGTCTGGTTCTGGGCATGTCCCAGCCGGCCATTTCGAGCCAGCTCCGCTTGCTGCGAACACTTGGGGTCGTCACCGTTCGCCGCGAGGGAAAGCACGCCTACTACGCACTGGCCGACGAGCATATACGCAACCTTTTTCACCAGGGACTTGCCCATGCGCGCCACGAGTAA
- a CDS encoding chorismate-binding protein, translated as MSAMQFNPATYDAFLRLAQEATVVPVALSLPADIHTPVGVFLKLAGDATDACLFENHRLDRRLPPYTFLGLSPRWVVTGKDGKVELRTSHATLERPETLLQAARRRLRADIPARLANVPELVSGAFGYLAHELAYQLYDGPRRTPPTVEGILASFGTVVVFNHLRQQLQLVVNVATDGRTERLESEYEQACDRLRTLRQQLDGSFPEPPPTTSSGTRAIVSPLTPEQFRRAAEHVEQQITAGRLDSVTLAQRLERPFRAAPFAAYRLLRMSPEPLGTFFFRSGNLTLLGGAANNLVRGEDDTLRAYVATHERPASNTEFEMSLAAAELADDEVAANQHLLFVDATRNDLGQVAGYGSLDLETLSSVEQTPTHLRLVSTLHAKLAPGRDYLDVLAARLPSSLWTGLPKASALRVTTEVEPVRRHHFGSHFCLLAPQIELLACETCQVIEITGQVARFHAFVNLTGDTNLGDALIRGTRPAQYLAAILEQAEAESAQPHHPTSPSATS; from the coding sequence ATGAGTGCGATGCAGTTCAACCCGGCAACCTATGATGCGTTCTTGCGACTGGCCCAGGAAGCTACCGTCGTGCCGGTTGCCCTCAGCCTGCCCGCCGACATTCACACGCCCGTCGGTGTTTTTTTGAAACTGGCCGGTGACGCCACCGACGCTTGTTTGTTTGAGAACCATCGCCTGGACCGCCGACTCCCGCCCTACACCTTCCTTGGCTTGTCCCCGCGCTGGGTTGTCACCGGCAAGGATGGCAAGGTCGAGCTACGGACATCCCATGCCACCCTTGAACGACCGGAAACGCTGCTTCAAGCGGCTCGGCGCCGCTTGCGGGCTGACATCCCGGCGCGACTCGCCAATGTGCCAGAACTGGTCAGCGGGGCGTTTGGCTACTTGGCGCATGAGTTGGCTTACCAACTTTACGATGGGCCACGGCGAACACCGCCAACCGTGGAAGGCATCCTCGCTTCCTTTGGAACGGTCGTCGTCTTCAACCACCTGCGCCAGCAGTTGCAGCTCGTCGTCAACGTTGCAACGGATGGACGCACCGAGCGCCTTGAATCGGAGTATGAGCAGGCCTGCGACCGTCTGCGCACCTTACGACAGCAACTTGATGGTTCGTTTCCAGAGCCACCACCCACAACAAGCAGTGGAACACGCGCGATTGTCAGCCCACTCACGCCGGAACAGTTTCGCCGCGCGGCCGAGCACGTCGAGCAACAGATTACCGCTGGGCGACTGGATAGTGTCACCCTCGCCCAGCGGCTGGAGCGTCCGTTCAGGGCCGCGCCCTTTGCGGCGTACCGCTTGCTCCGCATGTCTCCAGAACCACTCGGCACGTTCTTTTTTCGCTCTGGCAACCTCACCCTACTCGGCGGCGCGGCAAACAACTTGGTTCGGGGCGAAGACGATACCCTCCGCGCTTACGTTGCCACACACGAGCGACCAGCCAGCAACACCGAGTTTGAAATGTCGCTGGCTGCGGCCGAACTTGCCGATGATGAAGTCGCCGCCAACCAGCATCTGCTTTTCGTTGACGCCACCCGGAACGACCTTGGGCAGGTGGCCGGTTATGGCTCGCTTGACCTCGAAACACTGTCCAGCGTGGAGCAGACCCCAACGCACCTTCGTCTGGTGTCCACACTTCATGCGAAGCTGGCACCAGGACGCGATTACCTCGACGTTTTGGCGGCGCGGTTGCCCAGTTCCCTATGGACGGGACTCCCCAAGGCATCTGCCCTGCGGGTGACGACCGAAGTCGAGCCAGTCCGCCGTCACCACTTTGGGAGTCACTTTTGCCTGCTCGCTCCGCAAATCGAACTCCTCGCCTGCGAGACCTGCCAAGTCATCGAAATCACCGGACAGGTCGCCCGTTTTCATGCTTTCGTCAATCTGACCGGGGATACCAACCTAGGCGATGCGCTCATCCGGGGCACGCGGCCAGCCCAGTACTTGGCAGCCATTCTCGAACAGGCCGAGGCCGAATCAGCTCAACCGCATCACCCAACCAGTCCAAGCGCAACTTCATAA
- the hisIE gene encoding bifunctional phosphoribosyl-AMP cyclohydrolase/phosphoribosyl-ATP diphosphatase HisIE produces MRFDANGLMPVIIQDATTNEVLTLAYMNAASYQLTCETGEVWLWSRSRQSLWHKGATSGHTQRVVEMRLDCDQDALIVRVEPRGPACHTGARSCFFQPVFPPSAGSETVSAEAPGWPPDGAVPVSPASPITPPEVKLVPHSALELGVLLDELYELIRDRKAKRPEGAYTTYLFTAGLDKILKKVGEEAAETIIAAKNEQRLELAAEMADLLYHLLVLMAACDLTPDDVAEVLRSRAGKRRPLPE; encoded by the coding sequence ATGCGCTTTGATGCGAACGGATTGATGCCAGTCATCATCCAGGATGCAACAACCAACGAAGTCCTGACACTTGCCTACATGAATGCTGCCAGTTACCAGCTCACCTGTGAAACAGGTGAAGTCTGGCTCTGGAGCCGGTCTCGTCAGTCACTGTGGCACAAAGGCGCGACATCGGGCCACACGCAGCGCGTCGTCGAAATGCGACTCGATTGTGACCAGGATGCGCTTATCGTTCGGGTCGAACCGCGTGGCCCGGCCTGCCATACCGGAGCAAGGAGTTGTTTTTTTCAACCGGTCTTCCCACCGAGCGCGGGGTCAGAGACAGTGAGCGCCGAAGCTCCCGGCTGGCCTCCAGATGGAGCCGTTCCGGTCTCGCCCGCATCACCCATCACCCCCCCAGAGGTCAAGCTCGTCCCGCACAGCGCGCTCGAACTGGGGGTGTTGCTCGATGAGTTGTACGAACTCATCCGTGACCGCAAGGCGAAACGCCCGGAAGGCGCTTACACGACCTACCTGTTCACAGCCGGACTCGACAAAATTCTCAAAAAAGTGGGCGAGGAAGCGGCCGAAACCATCATTGCGGCTAAAAATGAGCAGCGCCTCGAACTGGCAGCCGAGATGGCCGATTTGCTCTATCATTTGCTAGTGCTGATGGCAGCCTGCGACCTGACGCCCGACGATGTTGCCGAAGTTCTCCGCAGCCGGGCCGGTAAACGCCGTCCGCTTCCAGAGTGA